The DNA window tcctcctccgccgccgctgctgatTATGCGCTGAGAGTTTGATTGATTAGTATTTTTATTACATATggccgctgctgctgctgtctcTGATCCATTGTTGAGTGATGAATTCTGTTTTGGTTTGATCTTCTTCTCTTCGACATTGGAGGCCAGCCGCTCGAAATTATCTAGaattttcaagaaattctccAGCCTCTTCTCCTGATCCATCACGGGAGTTTTGGAGACCTTCAAGAATTCGCCGGAGTTTTCGATTTTTCCGGCCACGGTGATCGGAGCTTCCTCGGCGGGGCCCGGCAACGGATTCGGCTCCAAAATTGGATCTTTTTGAGGGGCCTGGTCCAAGATTTGGGGTGGGGCTTCTTCTCTCATTGGTGGAGGACCGAAGACGATTTCGTAGATGCCAAGTTCGTCTGAATTTTGGGGCTCTTGATCATTGGGGTGGTGATCTTTGCTGAATTGTAAGCTCTGTAGGATGGAAGTGAAGTGGGATTGGGTGTGGAAGAGGAAGGCGAGGGAGAGGAGGGAAGTGGTGATGAAGAGTGGGGAGAGAAAGGAGAGGAGCTTGAGGAGGTAGGGGGAGAAGAAGATTAAGTAGGAGAAGTAGAGAGGATGAGAGATAATGAAGGAGCAGAGGATAATAAGACTAGAAAATTTACACTTGGAGCTGCACAGATCAGACATTTCTGgaaatctagagagagaagGGAATAGAAAAATGGGAGATGGTGAAGAAATGgggatgaagatgaagaatatGGAATCTTGTTGATTGGGAGAATGCGGCGTGAATAAAGGGAGGTGAAATTGCTCATGCAAATGATTCAATAGAGagagatgataaaaaaaaaagcttTTGCCTTTATTTATGGATTATGTAATCCAACAACCGAAATTATAGCCTTTTCTTTTAGTTTTAGTCTATGTGAAAAGGATTGGTGTTATCGAAAACGAAATTTGATTAATTGTGTTTAAGCTCTATTTGAGAAATGTACTTATAAACTTATGTCGggttaaa is part of the Salvia splendens isolate huo1 chromosome 6, SspV2, whole genome shotgun sequence genome and encodes:
- the LOC121806982 gene encoding uncharacterized protein LOC121806982, producing the protein MSDLCSSKCKFSSLIILCSFIISHPLYFSYLIFFSPYLLKLLSFLSPLFITTSLLSLAFLFHTQSHFTSILQSLQFSKDHHPNDQEPQNSDELGIYEIVFGPPPMREEAPPQILDQAPQKDPILEPNPLPGPAEEAPITVAGKIENSGEFLKVSKTPVMDQEKRLENFLKILDNFERLASNVEEKKIKPKQNSSLNNGSETAAAAAICNKNTNQSNSQRIISSGGGGGGDSFSSYGSMRREREWKRTLAGKLFEERHSSNGGGGGGEGMDSLWEAYEMEADKASTRRGRREKEEEEDDEIGGGEVCCLQALKMSAGKMSLGVGRPKLVKISKAIKGIGWLHSLTKNSKKVHNNGDHRY